The Fulvivirga ligni genome window below encodes:
- a CDS encoding NADH:ubiquinone reductase (Na(+)-transporting) subunit B yields the protein MKFLRDALDKVKPHFEKGGKWEKFYYIYEAHDTLLFAPNHTTKPKGAQIRDAIDMKRMMMTVIIAMIPCLLFGIYNVGYQHFLAIGQPDAGLLDMIIVGAIQVLPVVVVSYAVGLGVEFAFSVIRQHPINEGFLVTGMLIPLVMPPDIPLWQVALATIFAVIIAKEAFGGTGMNVLNVALTARAFLYFAYPSQISGNVWTYIGADNQALDGFTGATPLALGATTVETGEKVVTSLASYGEGWADGLYSFSNMFFGFMPGCIGETSTLMCLIGAIILIITGVGSWKVIVSVFAGAYGMGWLLNLLAVNEYMAMPAHYHLVIGGLAFGAVYMATDPVTAAQTETGKWIYGLLIGMLTVVIRVFNPAYPEGIMLAILLMNVFAPLIDHYIVIANKKRRLQRATV from the coding sequence ATGAAGTTTTTAAGAGATGCACTAGATAAAGTAAAACCCCATTTCGAGAAAGGCGGAAAATGGGAGAAGTTTTACTATATATATGAAGCGCATGATACCCTACTTTTTGCTCCTAATCATACCACCAAGCCAAAAGGTGCTCAGATTAGAGATGCAATAGATATGAAACGTATGATGATGACAGTAATCATAGCTATGATTCCTTGTCTTCTATTCGGTATCTATAATGTTGGTTATCAGCATTTTTTAGCCATAGGTCAGCCCGATGCTGGTCTTCTAGACATGATTATAGTGGGAGCTATTCAGGTATTGCCTGTAGTAGTAGTTTCTTACGCAGTGGGATTAGGTGTTGAATTTGCTTTTTCTGTAATAAGACAGCACCCAATTAACGAAGGCTTCCTGGTAACAGGTATGCTTATACCTTTGGTTATGCCTCCAGATATTCCTTTATGGCAAGTGGCTTTAGCTACAATTTTTGCAGTAATCATTGCAAAAGAAGCTTTCGGAGGTACTGGAATGAACGTGCTTAACGTGGCTTTAACTGCCAGAGCGTTCTTATATTTCGCTTATCCAAGCCAGATTTCTGGTAATGTTTGGACATACATAGGAGCTGATAATCAAGCTTTAGATGGTTTCACAGGTGCTACTCCTTTAGCGCTTGGAGCTACTACAGTAGAAACTGGAGAAAAAGTAGTAACGTCATTAGCTAGTTACGGCGAAGGTTGGGCTGACGGACTTTACAGCTTTAGTAATATGTTCTTCGGTTTTATGCCGGGTTGTATTGGAGAGACTTCTACTTTAATGTGTTTGATCGGAGCTATTATCCTTATCATCACTGGTGTAGGTTCTTGGAAAGTAATAGTAAGTGTTTTTGCTGGTGCTTATGGCATGGGATGGTTATTAAACCTATTAGCTGTAAACGAATATATGGCTATGCCTGCTCACTATCACTTAGTAATAGGTGGTCTTGCATTCGGAGCTGTATATATGGCTACTGATCCTGTAACAGCAGCTCAAACTGAAACTGGAAAATGGATCTACGGTCTTTTAATAGGTATGTTAACCGTAGTAATAAGGGTATTTAACCCAGCTTACCCTGAGGGAATAATGCTAGCTATTCTATTGATGAACGTTTTTGCCCCTCTAATTGATCACTATATAGTAATTGCTAATAAGAAAAGGAGGTTACAACGTGCGACAGTCTAA
- the nqrC gene encoding NADH:ubiquinone reductase (Na(+)-transporting) subunit C → MTVVVGGLLSLASQGLAPAQKKSIELDTKTQILSSVMDRTKLETMEPDAILKMYQERITSLVVDYSGNEVTTDEKGAAIKAENVDILKNYKKKPEDRLYPVFKYKADAAAQGVDAYILPLYGAGLWDKIWGFVAMKSDLNTIAGVSFDHKQETPGLGARIATPEIQGRYVGKTIFNEGGELVSVTMLKGEGNADISNHQVDGMSGATLTGKGVTAMLKNYLSYYSAYFEKLNAGETASR, encoded by the coding sequence ATGACCGTTGTGGTGGGTGGCTTACTGTCACTAGCTTCTCAAGGCTTAGCTCCAGCTCAAAAGAAATCTATAGAGTTGGATACCAAAACTCAAATTTTATCCTCTGTAATGGACAGAACTAAACTTGAGACCATGGAGCCAGATGCTATTTTGAAAATGTATCAAGAAAGAATTACTTCTTTAGTAGTAGATTATAGTGGTAATGAAGTAACTACAGATGAAAAAGGTGCCGCTATAAAGGCTGAGAATGTAGATATTCTGAAGAACTACAAAAAGAAGCCGGAAGATAGACTTTACCCTGTATTCAAATACAAGGCAGATGCGGCAGCTCAAGGCGTAGATGCTTACATATTACCTTTATATGGAGCTGGTCTTTGGGATAAGATTTGGGGATTCGTGGCTATGAAAAGTGATCTGAACACTATCGCTGGTGTGTCATTTGATCATAAGCAGGAAACTCCAGGTTTAGGTGCTAGAATTGCTACTCCAGAAATTCAGGGTAGATATGTAGGTAAAACTATTTTTAACGAAGGTGGAGAACTTGTTTCTGTTACTATGTTAAAAGGAGAAGGAAATGCTGACATCAGTAACCATCAGGTAGATGGTATGTCTGGTGCTACTTTAACAGGAAAAGGTGTTACAGCCATGTTAAAGAACTACCTTTCTTACTATAGCGCCTATTTTGAAAAGCTTAACGCAGGTGAAACGGCTAGCCGCTAA
- a CDS encoding NADH:ubiquinone reductase (Na(+)-transporting) subunit D — protein MSTETLEQQKEEVAIKPAEGLLSKRRKRLVTDPLNEDNPVTVQVLGICSALAVTVKIQPTLIMAIAVTFVIAASNLLISLMRNLIPNRIRIIVQLAVIATLVTLVSEVLKAYSYDMYKVLGAFVGLIITNCIVMGRLEAFAMGNKPYDSVLDGLGSGFGYAWIILTVAFFRELFGSGSIFDFKVFEAMHIDNFPTNGLMVDSIGAFMVLGILIWVQRSRTGYVEH, from the coding sequence ATGAGCACTGAAACTTTAGAACAACAAAAGGAAGAAGTTGCAATCAAACCCGCTGAGGGATTGCTTTCTAAGAGAAGAAAGAGATTAGTAACTGATCCTTTAAATGAAGATAACCCGGTTACTGTACAGGTATTGGGTATATGTTCTGCTTTAGCTGTTACAGTAAAAATTCAGCCAACATTAATTATGGCTATCGCTGTAACTTTCGTTATTGCAGCTTCAAACCTTCTTATTTCTCTTATGAGAAATTTGATTCCTAACCGTATTAGAATCATCGTGCAGCTGGCAGTTATCGCTACACTAGTAACACTAGTAAGTGAGGTACTTAAAGCTTATAGCTACGATATGTACAAAGTACTTGGAGCTTTCGTAGGTCTTATCATTACAAACTGTATTGTAATGGGACGTCTGGAAGCTTTCGCCATGGGAAATAAACCTTATGATTCAGTTTTAGACGGACTTGGAAGTGGGTTCGGTTACGCATGGATCATCCTTACAGTTGCTTTCTTTAGAGAGCTGTTTGGATCAGGTTCTATATTTGACTTCAAAGTATTTGAAGCGATGCATATTGACAACTTCCCTACAAATGGTCTTATGGTAGATTCTATCGGAGCATTTATGGTGTTAGGAATACTTATTTGGGTACAGAGATCTAGAACTGGTTACGTAGAACATTAA
- the nqrE gene encoding NADH:ubiquinone reductase (Na(+)-transporting) subunit E, with amino-acid sequence MELLSIGIKSIFIENMIFAYFLGMCSFLAVSKKVSTAVGLGAAVIFVLTITVPVNWLLQEYILKEGALAWISADFGGVSLEFLQFIMFIAIIAGIVQLVEMIIEKFSPSLYGSLGIFLPLIAVNCAILGSSLFMVQRDYTLSEATVFGFGSGIGWMLAIVALSAIREKLKYSNVPDGLKGLGITMLITGLMGLAFKSFIGIAI; translated from the coding sequence ATGGAATTATTAAGCATAGGAATAAAATCCATATTTATTGAGAACATGATTTTCGCATACTTCTTAGGTATGTGTTCATTTCTCGCTGTATCAAAGAAAGTTTCTACGGCAGTAGGTTTAGGTGCGGCAGTTATTTTCGTACTTACTATAACAGTTCCTGTTAACTGGCTGTTACAAGAGTATATTTTGAAGGAAGGTGCGCTAGCCTGGATCAGTGCTGATTTCGGTGGTGTAAGCTTAGAGTTTCTTCAGTTCATTATGTTCATCGCTATTATCGCTGGTATTGTACAGTTGGTAGAGATGATCATTGAAAAGTTCTCTCCTTCATTATACGGATCATTAGGTATCTTCTTACCGCTTATAGCTGTAAACTGTGCTATCTTAGGTTCTTCTCTTTTCATGGTACAAAGAGATTATACTTTATCTGAAGCTACAGTTTTCGGTTTCGGTTCAGGTATTGGTTGGATGTTGGCCATCGTTGCTCTTTCAGCTATCCGTGAGAAGTTAAAGTATTCTAATGTTCCTGATGGACTTAAAGGTTTAGGTATCACCATGTTAATCACTGGTTTGATGGGATTAGCCTTTAAATCTTTCATTGGTATTGCTATATAA
- a CDS encoding DUF502 domain-containing protein — protein MSRFTFNRFLSYFFRGLLFVVPLALTIYIIYEILDWLDNLIPVNIPGLGIVIIVVNITFLGYLASFFITRPFFDQLEKYLVKIPLVNILYTSIKDLIGAFVGDQKKFNVPVTVAFNDSGTVLKVGFITRADLEEIDLPGFVSVYLPHSYNFSGNHFLVDKNHIKPLHMDGADAMKFVVSGGVSGLEEKEA, from the coding sequence ATGAGCAGATTCACATTTAACAGGTTTCTTTCTTATTTCTTTAGAGGTCTATTGTTTGTGGTGCCTTTGGCATTGACCATTTACATTATCTATGAAATACTTGATTGGTTAGATAATTTAATACCAGTGAATATTCCTGGGCTGGGTATTGTGATTATTGTGGTAAATATCACTTTTCTGGGGTATTTGGCTTCTTTCTTTATAACGAGGCCATTTTTTGATCAGTTGGAGAAGTATCTGGTTAAAATACCTTTAGTGAATATTTTATATACTTCTATTAAGGACCTTATTGGTGCTTTTGTAGGAGATCAGAAGAAGTTTAATGTGCCTGTAACAGTAGCTTTTAATGACTCAGGTACGGTGCTGAAGGTAGGTTTCATTACAAGAGCAGATCTTGAGGAGATTGATTTGCCAGGTTTTGTATCAGTATACCTGCCACACTCTTATAACTTTTCAGGAAACCATTTTTTAGTAGATAAAAATCATATTAAACCATTACACATGGACGGGGCCGACGCTATGAAATTTGTAGTTTCAGGTGGGGTATCTGGTCTCGAAGAAAAAGAAGCTTAA
- a CDS encoding pyridoxal phosphate-dependent aminotransferase, with product MRRKLLSEGANKLEYEIRQIVQKAEKVAECGVPITWENIGDPIQKNAEIPDWIKEIVSELVRDDKSYGYCHSKGVLETREFLAERNNRLNGVQISADDILFFNGLGDAISKLYQYLPPTSRVIGPSPAYSTHSSAEAAHANSNALTYPLDPDNSWYPNLEELYNKVKYNPNIVGILIINPDNPTGMIYPVEYLEKIVKIADEFDLLLISDEIYMAITQPEMHTLPLAKMLGDRPGISMKGISKELPWPGSRCGWMEFYNRDKDKEFDQFCKSLEDAKTLEVCSTTLPQRAIPRVFSHPKYQEYIIERNHQIYTRNKLITSILQDVKGIRYIETKGAFYNTILFDKSLLNSTQQLTTDNPGIQKLLDEWIYPEMDFDRRFTYYLLATKGICVVPISSFQSDLLGFRVTLLEENQEILVNTFQTLKEAIVEYLNS from the coding sequence ATGAGAAGAAAGTTGCTTTCAGAAGGAGCGAACAAGCTTGAATATGAAATTAGGCAAATCGTTCAAAAGGCAGAGAAGGTAGCGGAGTGTGGAGTGCCAATTACGTGGGAGAACATCGGAGATCCCATTCAGAAGAATGCTGAAATACCAGACTGGATTAAGGAAATTGTTTCTGAGCTGGTCAGAGATGATAAGAGCTATGGCTACTGTCATTCAAAAGGTGTTTTAGAAACAAGAGAATTTTTAGCGGAAAGAAATAACAGGCTAAATGGCGTGCAGATTTCTGCTGACGACATTCTGTTTTTTAACGGACTTGGGGATGCTATTTCCAAGCTGTATCAATATTTGCCGCCTACTTCAAGGGTTATTGGCCCATCACCGGCTTATAGTACCCACTCTAGTGCGGAAGCGGCTCATGCTAATAGCAATGCGCTAACCTATCCATTAGATCCTGATAATTCATGGTATCCTAATCTGGAGGAGTTGTATAATAAAGTAAAGTACAACCCTAACATAGTAGGCATTCTCATTATTAACCCGGATAATCCAACTGGTATGATTTATCCGGTAGAATATCTTGAGAAAATCGTGAAAATTGCCGATGAATTTGATCTGCTTCTTATCAGCGATGAGATTTACATGGCCATTACTCAGCCCGAGATGCACACCTTGCCTTTGGCTAAGATGCTTGGTGATAGACCTGGAATATCCATGAAGGGAATATCCAAAGAACTGCCATGGCCTGGAAGTAGGTGTGGATGGATGGAATTTTATAATAGAGACAAGGATAAGGAGTTTGATCAGTTCTGTAAGTCATTAGAAGATGCTAAGACTCTTGAGGTCTGCTCCACTACCTTACCGCAAAGAGCTATCCCGAGAGTATTCTCACATCCGAAATATCAGGAATATATCATTGAAAGAAACCATCAGATATATACCAGGAATAAGCTGATTACCAGTATTCTGCAAGACGTAAAAGGGATAAGGTATATAGAAACCAAAGGAGCTTTCTACAACACTATCTTATTTGATAAGTCACTTTTGAATAGTACTCAGCAGCTAACCACTGATAATCCGGGAATTCAGAAACTGTTAGATGAGTGGATTTATCCTGAAATGGATTTTGACAGAAGGTTTACTTATTATCTATTGGCTACGAAGGGTATTTGTGTGGTGCCAATATCTTCATTCCAGTCTGATTTGTTAGGCTTCAGAGTAACTCTACTAGAGGAGAATCAGGAAATTTTGGTTAACACCTTCCAGACTTTGAAAGAAGCGATTGTAGAGTATCTTAATTCATAA
- the mnmA gene encoding tRNA 2-thiouridine(34) synthase MnmA — protein sequence MKRVVVGMSGGVDSSVAAYLLKEQGYEVIGMFMKNWHDDSVTISNECPWLEDSNDAMIVAQKLGIPFQAIDLSEQYKERIVDYMFDEYQKGRTPNPDVLCNREIKFDIFLKAAKKLNADFIATGHYCRRGETEVDGKPTYQLLAGKDKNKDQSYFLCQLTQEQLSQALFPIGELEKPEVRRIAKEQDLVTADKKDSQGLCFIGKVRLPEFLQQKLEPKKGVVIEVGADASNYVNHPSQVELNGAEKETLQKLTTGFSYEQADGRVVGEHSGAHYFTIGQRKGLNIGGTPKPLFIIETDTEENVIYTGQGEDHPGLYRKGLRIAPEDVHWVRPDMVLQPGEDKEYMVRIRYRQDLEKAHLYMHDDGLYIIFDSPQKAVAAGQFAVWYSGEELVGSGVIS from the coding sequence ATGAAAAGAGTAGTTGTAGGTATGTCAGGCGGGGTAGATAGCAGTGTAGCTGCTTATCTGCTAAAGGAGCAAGGATATGAGGTAATAGGCATGTTCATGAAAAACTGGCATGACGACAGTGTTACCATTAGCAACGAATGCCCTTGGCTGGAGGATAGCAATGATGCTATGATAGTAGCTCAGAAACTGGGCATTCCCTTTCAGGCTATTGACTTAAGTGAGCAGTATAAAGAGCGCATAGTAGACTATATGTTTGACGAGTACCAAAAAGGACGTACTCCCAACCCTGATGTGCTTTGTAATAGAGAAATTAAATTTGATATCTTCTTAAAGGCAGCCAAAAAGCTTAATGCTGATTTTATAGCAACAGGTCATTACTGCCGAAGAGGAGAAACAGAAGTGGATGGCAAACCCACATATCAGCTTTTGGCCGGTAAGGATAAGAATAAGGATCAAAGCTATTTCTTATGTCAGCTTACACAGGAGCAATTATCTCAGGCCCTCTTCCCTATTGGCGAACTGGAAAAACCAGAAGTAAGACGTATAGCTAAAGAACAAGATTTAGTCACTGCCGATAAAAAGGACAGTCAAGGCTTGTGTTTTATAGGTAAAGTGCGTCTACCTGAGTTTTTACAGCAGAAGTTAGAACCTAAAAAAGGTGTAGTCATTGAAGTGGGTGCAGATGCTTCCAATTACGTCAACCATCCATCGCAGGTGGAGCTGAATGGTGCTGAAAAGGAAACATTACAAAAGCTAACCACTGGTTTTAGCTACGAGCAGGCTGATGGCCGCGTGGTTGGAGAACACAGTGGTGCTCACTATTTTACCATTGGTCAAAGAAAAGGATTGAATATTGGAGGAACTCCTAAGCCTTTATTCATTATAGAGACTGATACAGAAGAAAATGTGATCTATACAGGTCAGGGTGAAGATCATCCTGGCTTATATAGAAAAGGATTGAGAATAGCTCCTGAAGATGTACATTGGGTTCGCCCAGACATGGTACTTCAGCCTGGTGAAGATAAAGAGTATATGGTGAGGATCAGGTACAGACAAGACCTGGAAAAAGCCCATCTGTATATGCATGATGATGGCTTATACATAATCTTTGACTCCCCTCAGAAAGCCGTGGCTGCAGGGCAGTTTGCAGTATGGTATAGCGGTGAAGAATTAGTTGGATCAGGAGTAATCAGCTGA
- the mraZ gene encoding division/cell wall cluster transcriptional repressor MraZ, whose protein sequence is MAFFTSEYECKIDAKGRLVLPAKIKANLPESSGNELVVRRGFEPCLILYPMVEFKKIYSKIAGLNEFNEEYRKLQRNFFRGSSVVELDNSGRFLIPKLMMGYAGLQKDAVVVGMGNKVEIWDPEKYEEHLISDPGEFSKLAQKYLDD, encoded by the coding sequence ATGGCATTTTTCACAAGTGAATATGAGTGCAAGATTGATGCTAAAGGTAGGCTAGTTTTACCAGCAAAAATCAAAGCAAATTTACCAGAATCCTCTGGTAATGAGCTCGTTGTGCGACGAGGTTTTGAACCGTGCTTGATTCTTTACCCCATGGTAGAATTCAAAAAAATCTACTCTAAAATCGCTGGATTGAATGAATTTAATGAGGAGTACAGGAAGTTGCAGCGTAATTTCTTCAGGGGTAGTTCTGTTGTTGAGCTTGATAATTCTGGGAGATTTCTCATACCTAAACTAATGATGGGTTATGCCGGCCTGCAGAAAGATGCAGTGGTGGTAGGTATGGGTAATAAAGTGGAAATATGGGATCCTGAAAAATACGAAGAGCATCTTATCAGTGATCCTGGTGAGTTCTCTAAGTTGGCTCAGAAATATTTAGATGATTAA
- the rsmH gene encoding 16S rRNA (cytosine(1402)-N(4))-methyltransferase RsmH — MSYHDPVMLTECIEALNIKPNGVYVDLTFGGGGHSKEILKKLDGGHLYSFDQDQDAKLNAENIDTSSFTFIEGNFRHLRRYLKMHGVKTVDGILGDLGISSHQIDAAERGFSTRFEAELDMRMDQSATKSAKDVLNTYSQAELHRILGMYGEVKNAKTLAAAIVARRTNAEINTVNELKEVLSKYTKRGKENRYYAQVFQAIRIEVNEELKALEEALEQSAEMLDIDGRLVIMSYHSLEDRIVKNFIAKGKMTGEVEKDFYGNVIRPLEPVNRKPIVAGAEEIERNNRARSAKLRIGKKI, encoded by the coding sequence ATGAGTTATCATGATCCGGTAATGCTGACAGAGTGTATTGAGGCACTAAACATTAAGCCCAACGGGGTTTATGTGGATTTGACTTTTGGCGGTGGGGGGCACTCTAAAGAGATTTTGAAAAAGCTTGACGGCGGACACTTATACAGCTTTGATCAGGATCAGGATGCTAAACTCAACGCAGAAAATATAGATACAAGTTCTTTTACATTTATTGAAGGAAACTTCAGGCATCTCAGAAGATACCTCAAAATGCACGGCGTAAAGACCGTGGATGGTATTTTGGGTGATTTAGGTATTTCTTCACATCAGATAGACGCTGCTGAGCGTGGCTTTTCAACTCGTTTCGAGGCGGAATTGGATATGCGAATGGATCAATCAGCCACCAAGAGCGCTAAGGATGTTTTGAATACTTATAGCCAGGCAGAGCTGCATCGCATATTAGGAATGTACGGTGAGGTGAAAAATGCAAAAACGTTAGCCGCTGCTATAGTGGCCAGGCGCACCAATGCTGAGATAAATACGGTGAACGAGCTTAAAGAAGTTTTAAGTAAGTACACTAAAAGAGGTAAGGAAAACAGGTATTACGCTCAGGTTTTTCAAGCCATAAGAATAGAAGTGAACGAAGAGTTGAAAGCGCTGGAAGAAGCTTTAGAGCAAAGTGCTGAGATGCTTGATATAGATGGGAGGTTAGTCATTATGTCTTATCATTCTTTGGAAGATAGAATAGTGAAAAACTTCATTGCAAAAGGAAAGATGACAGGTGAGGTGGAGAAAGATTTTTACGGTAACGTAATAAGGCCACTAGAACCTGTAAACCGAAAGCCAATAGTGGCTGGGGCAGAAGAAATAGAGAGGAATAATAGAGCGCGTAGCGCCAAGTTGAGAATAGGAAAGAAAATTTAA
- a CDS encoding FtsL-like putative cell division protein produces the protein MASNSYRLKQGEAGKGSIFSRLEKWVRIDTAFQHGLPVKFLPHVLFVTAIGIFYIGNSHYAEKNVRKIDRLKTEVEDLRADYTTLKADYMKASKQSEVAANVKKLGLKESLQPPEKIVIEEE, from the coding sequence ATGGCATCTAATAGCTATAGATTAAAACAAGGAGAGGCTGGAAAAGGTAGCATTTTTTCCAGGTTGGAAAAGTGGGTCCGTATAGACACCGCTTTTCAACATGGGCTACCAGTGAAGTTCTTACCTCACGTGTTGTTTGTAACGGCTATTGGCATTTTCTATATAGGAAACAGCCATTATGCTGAAAAAAATGTAAGAAAGATTGACCGCCTAAAAACCGAAGTGGAAGATCTAAGGGCTGATTATACCACGCTGAAAGCGGATTATATGAAGGCCAGCAAGCAGTCTGAGGTGGCAGCAAATGTTAAGAAATTAGGTTTAAAAGAAAGTTTACAACCTCCTGAAAAAATAGTGATAGAGGAAGAGTGA